Proteins from a single region of Nocardioides anomalus:
- a CDS encoding DUF2785 domain-containing protein produces MPGQYWKQVAASGLAVPQDRALDDLTAELTRMLGDADPETRDGTAYPTLATWVTRGVYDDLLSGLGDGMAAGLGVGLGERETDSVFRRSFSALILGECIGRDNQRPLVPGSKVLEWGDRLATWLLRERDLRGFVPGKGWAHAVAHGADALGTLAQSPHVAVNELTVLLDVIADRLLLPVDRLFSNGEPDRLAAATMAVLRRDIVTMKVIEPWIARIAASAAARASYDDRDPHLRSGNAEAYLRALYLQLALGTQPPQCRSDLLLVLVDVLRATNPQLQRSVSPR; encoded by the coding sequence ACCTCACCGCCGAGCTCACGCGGATGCTCGGCGACGCCGACCCCGAGACCCGCGACGGCACGGCGTACCCGACGCTCGCGACCTGGGTCACCCGGGGCGTGTACGACGACCTGCTGTCCGGCCTCGGCGACGGCATGGCCGCCGGGCTCGGCGTCGGGCTCGGCGAGCGCGAGACCGACTCGGTCTTCCGCCGCAGCTTCTCTGCGCTGATCCTCGGTGAGTGCATCGGCCGCGACAACCAGCGTCCGCTCGTGCCCGGCAGCAAGGTGCTCGAGTGGGGCGACCGGCTGGCCACCTGGCTGCTGCGCGAGCGCGACCTGCGCGGGTTCGTGCCCGGCAAGGGGTGGGCGCACGCGGTGGCCCACGGCGCCGACGCCCTCGGCACCCTGGCCCAGTCCCCCCACGTGGCGGTCAACGAGCTGACCGTGCTCCTCGACGTCATCGCCGACCGGCTGCTGCTGCCGGTCGACCGGCTGTTCAGCAACGGCGAGCCGGACCGCCTGGCCGCCGCCACCATGGCGGTGCTGCGCCGCGACATCGTCACCATGAAGGTGATCGAGCCGTGGATCGCCCGGATCGCGGCCAGCGCGGCCGCGCGCGCGTCGTACGACGACCGCGACCCGCACCTGCGCAGCGGCAACGCCGAGGCCTACCTGCGCGCGCTGTACCTCCAGCTCGCGCTCGGCACCCAGCCGCCGCAGTGCCGCTCGGACCTGCTGCTGGTCCTCGTGGACGTGCTGCGGGCGACCAACCCGCAGCTGCAGCGGTCCGTGTCGCCGCGCTGA